A region from the Chitinophaga sp. Cy-1792 genome encodes:
- a CDS encoding phosphoribosylpyrophosphate synthetase: MKTYETVTEALQDLRQRGFTRDFNMQFDCIQGADNNYKLHPQDFEIEETYRFEGNTNPADEDIVYAISAKDGTKGVLMHGYGVYSEDISADMIRKLGTK; encoded by the coding sequence ATGAAGACTTACGAAACAGTTACAGAAGCACTACAGGATCTCCGCCAACGCGGATTTACCCGGGATTTTAATATGCAGTTCGACTGTATCCAGGGCGCAGATAATAACTACAAACTCCATCCGCAGGATTTTGAAATCGAAGAAACCTATCGGTTCGAAGGCAATACCAATCCAGCAGATGAAGATATCGTATACGCCATCAGCGCCAAAGACGGCACCAAAGGCGTACTTATGCACGGATATGGCGTCTACAGCGAAGACATCTCCGCAGACATGATCCGGAAGCTGGGAACCAAATAA
- a CDS encoding family 20 glycosylhydrolase: MLKHYASALALTIISVCSVQAQLKPNLDIIPKPVQLQATTGTFNWNAQTKIYAAPAFKEAATLLSFSGQLLNINATAPGPKATNYIYVQQATADVLPDTNTYRLHITPAKITILARSRAAAINGIQSLVQLQLLQPDTQLIPCAVIEDHPRFGYRGLHLDVSRTFFPASYIKRYLDLMWLYKINTFHWHLVDGAGWRLQIKQFPALTDTAAWRYGATWREWAANHHRYASKGDPNAYGGYYTQDEARDIVAYAAKRGITVIPEIEMPGHAEEVLAVYPQLSCSGQPYKNNEFCLGNDQTFDFLEKVLVEVMDIFPSTYIHIGGDEANKSAWKKCPKCQQRIKTEHLKDENELQSYAIRRMEKFLTAHHRKLLGWDEILEGGLAPAATVMSWRGESGGIAAAKENHDVIMTPGTYCYFDHYQADPATQPEAQGGYLPVEKVYSYNPVPAELTADQAKHILGAQANLWAEYIPNPTHLEYMVYPRLLALAEVVWTPQEKRTFADFKTRLQSQYLLLQRLNVNYCRPSYTVTIVPQIDYQQQQTTISLNTEQYNPVIHYTMDGTTPAANAPVYTKPFSFKGSATITAAVFQDTLLKGTPTVLRADYHKAIGKPVTYNLPYSKKYPAKNEATLTDGYRGTVSYGDGLWQGFESNDMDVTIDMQTKDKLQSVSINFMQLEGVGIYMPSFVEVAVSDDGTNFTTVQHIDNDVPESQHALTFKAFNFNLEGRQARYIRVKAHNKQHGFLFADEVIVY, translated from the coding sequence ATGCTGAAGCACTATGCCAGCGCACTGGCCCTCACCATTATTTCCGTATGCTCCGTGCAGGCCCAGCTGAAACCCAACCTGGATATCATTCCTAAACCGGTTCAGCTACAGGCTACCACAGGCACTTTTAACTGGAATGCACAAACGAAAATTTATGCAGCTCCTGCCTTTAAAGAAGCGGCCACACTGCTTTCCTTTTCCGGACAACTGCTTAATATCAATGCCACCGCACCGGGTCCAAAAGCTACCAACTACATTTATGTCCAGCAGGCTACTGCTGATGTTCTGCCAGATACCAATACCTACCGCCTGCATATCACGCCGGCAAAAATTACCATCCTGGCACGAAGCCGCGCCGCTGCTATCAATGGCATCCAAAGCCTGGTACAGCTGCAACTCCTGCAACCGGATACGCAACTCATACCCTGCGCAGTAATAGAAGATCATCCCCGATTTGGGTATCGTGGTCTGCATCTCGATGTGAGCCGAACATTTTTCCCTGCCAGTTATATCAAAAGATACCTCGATCTGATGTGGTTGTATAAAATTAATACCTTCCACTGGCACCTGGTTGATGGCGCAGGCTGGCGCCTGCAGATAAAGCAGTTCCCCGCCCTGACAGACACCGCCGCATGGCGATACGGCGCTACCTGGAGAGAATGGGCTGCCAATCACCACCGTTATGCCAGCAAAGGCGACCCTAACGCCTATGGCGGCTACTATACCCAGGATGAAGCACGCGACATTGTAGCCTATGCTGCCAAACGCGGTATCACCGTCATCCCGGAAATAGAAATGCCCGGCCATGCGGAAGAAGTTCTGGCGGTATACCCGCAGCTTTCCTGCTCCGGCCAACCCTATAAAAACAACGAATTCTGCCTGGGCAACGACCAGACGTTCGACTTCCTGGAAAAGGTGTTAGTGGAAGTAATGGATATCTTCCCATCTACCTATATCCATATTGGCGGAGACGAAGCCAATAAATCCGCCTGGAAAAAATGTCCTAAATGCCAGCAGCGCATTAAAACAGAACACCTGAAAGACGAAAATGAACTGCAGAGCTATGCGATCAGGAGAATGGAGAAATTCCTGACAGCCCACCACCGTAAGCTCCTCGGCTGGGATGAAATCCTGGAAGGCGGACTGGCGCCTGCAGCTACCGTTATGTCGTGGAGAGGAGAAAGCGGCGGAATCGCAGCTGCAAAGGAAAACCATGATGTCATCATGACGCCGGGCACCTACTGCTACTTCGATCATTACCAGGCAGATCCTGCCACACAACCGGAAGCACAGGGTGGATATCTCCCGGTAGAAAAAGTATACAGCTATAACCCGGTACCAGCGGAACTTACTGCCGATCAGGCCAAACATATTCTGGGCGCACAGGCAAACCTCTGGGCAGAATATATTCCTAATCCTACTCACCTGGAATATATGGTCTATCCCCGACTCCTCGCCCTCGCTGAGGTAGTCTGGACACCACAGGAAAAAAGAACTTTTGCCGATTTCAAAACCAGACTGCAATCGCAATACCTGCTGCTGCAGCGTCTCAACGTCAACTATTGCCGCCCATCCTATACGGTAACTATAGTACCGCAGATCGACTATCAGCAACAGCAAACGACCATTTCCCTGAATACCGAACAATACAATCCGGTGATTCATTATACCATGGATGGTACCACGCCTGCTGCTAACGCGCCTGTATATACGAAACCGTTTTCTTTCAAAGGCTCTGCAACCATTACTGCTGCTGTATTCCAGGATACGCTGCTGAAAGGCACACCAACTGTTTTGCGCGCGGATTATCATAAAGCCATCGGCAAACCGGTGACCTATAATCTTCCCTACAGCAAAAAATATCCTGCGAAAAACGAAGCCACTTTAACTGATGGCTACCGCGGTACCGTATCGTATGGGGATGGCCTCTGGCAAGGGTTTGAAAGCAACGATATGGATGTAACGATTGACATGCAGACGAAAGATAAACTGCAATCAGTAAGCATCAATTTCATGCAACTGGAAGGTGTTGGTATTTATATGCCCTCTTTTGTAGAAGTTGCTGTTTCTGATGATGGCACTAACTTTACTACGGTTCAGCATATAGATAATGATGTTCCAGAAAGTCAGCATGCACTTACCTTCAAGGCATTTAACTTCAACCTGGAAGGCCGCCAGGCGAGGTATATCCGTGTTAAAGCGCATAATAAGCAACATGGATTTTTGTTTGCAGATGAGGTAATTGTGTATTAA
- a CDS encoding S41 family peptidase has product MHKRIRTLAVRLMLVSGISTLTYSCKKDLKADPSGNGGSGTGGSTTALSAEDSLKYLMYNIMQVSYGDGGRNKSAGLPTYYWYTSVATINPLDGKYTTADDLLTAMKGYAVNPDTKSPYDRYSFLDRTGALTNKLINGVSATTTVAATNGDIGLEYAPVLDANNNLRIFILYADKNSPAGQAGVTRGWEITSINGSSNFQNTTAWLTQAYNSILNSASVTLGFKLPGGATKTLTLNQGTYNVNPVAFDSVLTMGTSKVGYFVMYTFSSVINSSGQATYTKTAIDNAFSKFKAAGINNLVIDLRYNGGGAVTTAEYLDSLIAPSTAAGKVMYNYKYNDVMQANAAQIGLETVVNFPSTLGGLTLSSNNVFFITSRNTASASELTLNNLRPYMNVHVVGDTTYGKPVGFIDFNISMYDSTHTKKYLADLYAINFATTNANNSGGYFTGIAPDANALATDYVNVPWGDATNDPNLIAIAKFLSVGNFRSAVNARTESLGITGFSPLKGSASVEANFNGMVDYKLSKKIQQLKK; this is encoded by the coding sequence ATGCATAAAAGAATACGCACCCTGGCTGTCAGGTTGATGCTGGTTTCAGGCATCAGTACCCTGACTTATTCCTGCAAGAAAGACCTCAAAGCTGACCCTTCCGGTAATGGCGGCAGCGGAACCGGTGGCAGCACCACTGCACTTTCTGCAGAAGATTCCCTCAAATACCTGATGTATAATATCATGCAGGTATCCTACGGTGATGGCGGCAGGAATAAAAGCGCCGGTTTACCTACCTACTACTGGTACACTTCTGTTGCTACCATTAATCCGCTCGATGGAAAATATACTACAGCAGATGACCTGCTGACAGCCATGAAAGGATATGCAGTCAACCCGGATACCAAGAGTCCGTACGACCGTTACAGCTTCCTCGACCGTACCGGAGCACTCACCAATAAACTGATCAACGGCGTTTCTGCTACAACGACCGTAGCAGCCACCAACGGAGATATCGGGTTGGAATATGCGCCTGTATTGGACGCAAACAACAACCTGCGCATCTTTATATTATATGCTGATAAAAACAGTCCTGCAGGTCAGGCTGGTGTTACCCGCGGATGGGAAATCACTTCCATCAACGGTAGTAGCAACTTTCAGAATACTACTGCCTGGTTGACACAAGCATATAATTCTATTTTGAATTCGGCTTCTGTTACCCTTGGTTTTAAATTACCTGGTGGAGCCACCAAAACACTCACCCTCAACCAGGGTACATATAACGTGAACCCGGTAGCTTTCGACTCCGTACTCACCATGGGTACCAGTAAGGTAGGCTATTTTGTGATGTACACGTTCTCCAGTGTTATCAACTCTTCCGGTCAGGCTACCTATACCAAAACCGCTATAGATAATGCTTTCAGCAAATTCAAAGCGGCGGGTATCAATAACCTGGTCATCGACCTTCGCTATAACGGCGGTGGTGCAGTAACCACTGCAGAGTACCTGGACAGCCTGATCGCGCCTTCCACAGCGGCCGGCAAGGTAATGTACAACTACAAGTACAATGATGTGATGCAGGCAAATGCAGCACAGATAGGACTTGAAACAGTAGTGAATTTTCCTTCAACACTCGGTGGCCTCACGCTCAGCAGCAACAACGTATTCTTTATCACCTCCAGGAATACAGCTTCTGCAAGTGAGCTGACATTAAACAACCTTCGCCCGTACATGAACGTACACGTAGTAGGAGATACCACCTACGGAAAACCGGTAGGGTTCATCGACTTCAATATCTCCATGTACGACAGCACACATACCAAAAAGTATCTGGCTGACCTGTACGCGATCAACTTCGCTACTACCAATGCAAACAACTCCGGTGGCTATTTCACAGGTATTGCACCTGATGCAAACGCATTGGCAACAGACTATGTAAATGTGCCCTGGGGCGACGCTACCAATGATCCAAACCTGATAGCGATAGCCAAATTCCTGAGTGTAGGTAATTTCAGAAGTGCAGTAAATGCCCGTACAGAATCGCTGGGAATAACAGGATTCAGTCCGCTGAAAGGTAGCGCCAGCGTGGAAGCTAACTTTAATGGCATGGTGGATTATAAGCTGAGTAAGAAAATTCAGCAGCTGAAGAAATAA
- the serA gene encoding phosphoglycerate dehydrogenase codes for MDQQKLTSYPKEKISILLLENISDAAVAEFTNAGYSVRKLSGALSEEDLIAEIKDVHLLGIRSKTQITAKVLEAAKKLQAIGCFCIGTNQVDLKAATEAGVVVFNAPYSNTRSVAELVIGLSIMLIRRIIDKNTAAHNGIWMKEAKGSYELRGKTLAIVGYGNIGSQVSVLAEALGMNVIYYDVETKLPLGNATQIRSLKDLFGQADIISLHVPSSKSTENMITAEALSYVKPGAIFINYARGEVVDLEALRDALVSGQISGAAVDVFPVEPEKNGAAFSTPLQKLPNVILTPHIGGSTEEAQHNIGLDVSSKLLNYLEKGASFGSHTVPAISVPAVEHTHRILHIHKNVPGVLSAINTALSANKINILGQYLKTNDQIGYVVLDVDTQLSQEALALLRGVEHTIKTRLLY; via the coding sequence ATGGATCAGCAGAAATTGACAAGTTATCCGAAAGAGAAGATTAGCATTTTATTGTTGGAGAACATCAGCGATGCCGCTGTTGCGGAATTCACCAACGCCGGCTATTCGGTACGTAAGTTGTCGGGCGCGCTGAGCGAAGAAGACCTGATAGCAGAAATTAAGGATGTACACCTCTTAGGCATTCGTTCGAAGACACAGATTACCGCCAAAGTGCTGGAGGCAGCGAAGAAATTACAGGCGATTGGTTGTTTTTGTATCGGTACCAACCAGGTAGACCTGAAAGCCGCTACAGAAGCAGGGGTGGTCGTATTTAACGCGCCTTACTCCAACACCCGCTCGGTAGCTGAACTGGTAATCGGGTTGTCGATCATGTTGATTCGTCGTATTATCGACAAAAATACTGCGGCTCACAACGGCATCTGGATGAAAGAAGCCAAAGGGAGCTATGAACTCCGCGGTAAAACGCTGGCCATCGTTGGTTATGGAAATATCGGTTCCCAGGTGAGCGTACTGGCGGAAGCGTTAGGTATGAACGTTATCTATTATGACGTGGAAACCAAGCTGCCACTGGGTAATGCTACACAGATCCGTTCCCTGAAAGACCTCTTCGGACAGGCAGACATCATCTCCCTGCACGTTCCTTCCAGTAAGTCTACCGAAAATATGATCACTGCAGAAGCATTGTCATATGTAAAACCAGGTGCTATCTTTATTAACTATGCACGTGGTGAGGTAGTAGACCTGGAGGCCCTGAGAGATGCGCTGGTAAGCGGTCAGATCTCCGGCGCTGCCGTAGATGTGTTCCCGGTAGAACCAGAGAAAAACGGTGCGGCATTTTCCACGCCTTTGCAAAAACTGCCCAATGTTATCCTTACGCCGCATATCGGTGGCAGCACGGAAGAAGCACAGCATAATATCGGGCTGGATGTCAGCAGCAAACTGCTCAACTACCTGGAAAAAGGCGCGAGCTTCGGTTCACATACCGTTCCTGCGATCAGCGTACCGGCTGTTGAACATACGCATCGTATCCTGCACATTCACAAAAATGTGCCGGGTGTACTCTCCGCGATCAATACGGCATTATCTGCCAATAAAATCAATATCCTGGGTCAGTACCTGAAAACCAATGACCAGATCGGTTATGTGGTACTGGACGTGGATACCCAGCTGTCGCAGGAAGCCCTGGCACTGCTGAGAGGCGTTGAACACACGATCAAAACCAGGTTGTTGTACTAA
- a CDS encoding serine hydrolase, translating into MKRLKAAGILIFAGVVIITSCQSTAARKATEKNKTASDSAIYTLGLTAAEKEAILNSPRTVQIQQELNYFYNNKFLRTGFNGAMIVARKGVIIFEKYHGLENFRTKTPIVDSSSFQLASVSKTFTGAAVLYLADRDKLSLDDHLQKFFPDFPYKGITVRMLLSHRSGLPNYLYFCDSLWKEPSRYITNNEVIELMIKHKPPIQHQPGTHFQYCNTNYMLLASIIEKVTGEKYAAFMQDSVFKPLQMHNTFVYDPATPVRAHQTQSHKYNGQPEPDTYFDGVMGDKGIYSSAQDMLKWDQALYSGHFLKPETLKAAYTPYSHEKPGVRNYGLGWRLMVYPDSSKNIVYHNGWWHGNNTVFYRFVQDTTTLIILGNKYNRAIYQAVKPVRDILGHGDGEEAGDE; encoded by the coding sequence ATGAAGCGATTGAAAGCAGCAGGCATACTCATATTTGCGGGGGTTGTCATTATTACGAGCTGTCAGAGCACAGCCGCACGAAAAGCGACAGAGAAAAATAAAACAGCATCAGATAGTGCTATATATACATTAGGCCTTACAGCGGCCGAAAAGGAAGCCATTCTGAACTCACCCCGCACGGTACAGATACAGCAGGAATTAAACTACTTCTATAATAACAAATTCCTTCGTACCGGTTTTAACGGCGCCATGATCGTGGCCCGCAAAGGTGTTATCATCTTCGAAAAATATCACGGACTGGAAAACTTCAGGACTAAAACCCCGATCGTTGACAGCAGCTCCTTTCAGCTGGCATCCGTGTCCAAAACATTTACAGGGGCCGCAGTTTTATACCTGGCAGACAGAGATAAACTCTCCCTGGATGATCACCTTCAAAAATTCTTTCCGGACTTTCCCTACAAAGGTATTACGGTACGTATGCTGCTGAGTCATCGCAGCGGACTGCCAAACTACCTGTATTTCTGCGATAGCCTCTGGAAAGAGCCATCCCGTTATATTACCAATAATGAGGTGATAGAACTGATGATCAAACACAAACCACCCATCCAGCATCAGCCGGGTACGCATTTTCAGTATTGCAATACCAACTACATGCTGCTGGCATCTATTATAGAAAAAGTAACCGGCGAGAAATATGCGGCCTTTATGCAGGACTCTGTTTTCAAGCCCCTGCAGATGCACAATACCTTTGTATATGATCCCGCAACGCCCGTCAGAGCACATCAGACACAAAGCCACAAGTATAACGGCCAGCCGGAACCAGATACCTATTTTGATGGCGTCATGGGCGACAAAGGCATCTACAGCTCTGCACAGGATATGCTGAAATGGGACCAGGCGTTATACTCCGGCCATTTCCTTAAACCTGAAACACTAAAAGCTGCCTATACACCTTATAGCCATGAAAAACCAGGCGTGCGCAATTACGGCCTCGGATGGCGACTAATGGTTTATCCTGACAGCAGTAAGAATATTGTATATCATAACGGATGGTGGCATGGCAACAACACCGTGTTCTATCGTTTTGTACAGGATACCACCACGCTGATCATCCTTGGAAATAAATATAACCGCGCCATTTATCAGGCAGTGAAACCGGTACGTGATATCCTTGGCCATGGCGATGGTGAGGAAGCAGGTGATGAATAA